Proteins encoded in a region of the Streptomyces sp. NBC_00513 genome:
- a CDS encoding N-acetyltransferase encodes MTDMLTVRPAGPGDASDICALLNAVDVIEIGRPETDLGTVKADLHHPGVDLARDSWLAFRAGRLVAYALVWADARPGRVDGDHYVLPGDPEAAVRLLELMEVRARRMAGATRAAALRLQLNVNPTLDTGLLTRRGYRSVRRYQVMTRRLDAARERSPQPPDGLTLRHCAADAADPRRAHALIEETFAAHYGHVERAYEPWLDHLDARRLDWSLVWIAALPARGDVAVLLTRDDRISMGWISHIGVRGDVRGRGIGGFLLRHAFAAYAERGRDTVGLGVDTHNESGALALYEAHGMGLHYAVDTWELPLHSQG; translated from the coding sequence ATGACCGACATGCTGACCGTCCGACCCGCCGGGCCCGGGGACGCGTCCGACATCTGCGCACTGCTCAACGCCGTCGACGTCATCGAGATCGGCAGACCGGAAACGGACCTCGGCACGGTCAAGGCCGACCTGCACCACCCCGGCGTCGACCTGGCGAGGGACTCCTGGCTCGCCTTCCGGGCCGGAAGGCTCGTCGCCTACGCGCTGGTCTGGGCCGACGCCCGGCCGGGGCGGGTCGACGGCGACCACTACGTGCTGCCCGGCGACCCCGAGGCCGCCGTACGACTCCTGGAGCTGATGGAGGTCCGGGCCCGCAGGATGGCCGGCGCGACCCGCGCCGCCGCACTGCGGCTCCAGCTCAACGTGAACCCCACCCTCGACACCGGCCTCCTGACCCGCCGCGGCTACCGCTCCGTGCGCCGGTACCAGGTGATGACCCGTCGGCTCGACGCCGCCCGCGAACGGTCGCCGCAGCCCCCCGACGGGCTGACCCTGCGGCACTGCGCCGCCGACGCGGCCGACCCCCGCCGGGCCCACGCCCTGATCGAGGAGACCTTCGCGGCGCACTACGGGCACGTGGAGCGCGCGTACGAACCCTGGCTCGACCACCTCGACGCCCGCCGGCTCGACTGGTCCCTGGTCTGGATCGCCGCCCTGCCGGCGCGGGGCGACGTGGCCGTCCTGCTCACCCGGGACGACCGCATCAGCATGGGTTGGATCAGCCACATCGGCGTGCGCGGGGACGTCCGCGGCCGGGGCATCGGCGGATTCCTGCTGCGCCACGCCTTCGCCGCCTACGCGGAACGAGGCCGGGACACCGTGGGACTGGGCGTGGACACCCACAACGAGAGCGGCGCACTGGCGCTGTACGAGGCGCACGGAATGGGCCTGCACTACGCCGTGGACACATGGGAGCTGCCTTTGCACTCGCAGGGGTGA
- a CDS encoding ABC transporter permease, which translates to MGRYLIRRLIQAIPVLLGATFLIYYLAFSLPGDPVSALAGDKKADPTVAAMLRAKYNLDDPFLLQYWHYITNLFQGNFGETLQGRQVIDLITEAFPYTVNLAVVAFVIEALVGITAGVMSALRRGKFIDQLVLITTLLVISIPVFVFGFVLQLVLGVELKEAWGIDFFPVSFNENDGLRAYLLPGFVLATTSLAYVARLTRTSLMETMRADYVRTATAKGLPRRRVVVRHALRNALIPIITFLGADLGSLMGGAVITERIFNIHGIGGTLAMYVWQKQGVVVVGIVTILVLVYMLANLIVDLLYAVLDPRIRYA; encoded by the coding sequence ATGGGCCGCTACCTCATCCGCCGACTCATACAGGCGATCCCTGTACTGCTCGGTGCCACGTTCCTCATTTACTACCTCGCCTTCAGCCTGCCCGGCGACCCCGTTTCGGCGCTGGCCGGCGACAAGAAGGCCGACCCCACCGTCGCGGCCATGCTGCGGGCGAAGTACAACCTGGACGATCCGTTCCTGCTCCAGTACTGGCACTACATCACCAACCTGTTCCAGGGGAACTTCGGTGAGACCCTGCAGGGTCGTCAGGTCATCGACCTGATCACCGAGGCGTTCCCGTACACGGTCAACCTGGCCGTCGTCGCCTTCGTCATCGAAGCCCTCGTCGGCATCACCGCCGGTGTCATGTCGGCCCTGCGCCGCGGCAAGTTCATCGACCAGCTGGTGCTGATCACCACGCTGCTCGTGATCTCGATCCCGGTCTTCGTCTTCGGTTTCGTGCTCCAGCTCGTCCTCGGCGTCGAGTTGAAGGAAGCCTGGGGAATCGACTTCTTCCCCGTCTCCTTCAACGAGAACGACGGTCTCCGCGCCTATCTCCTGCCCGGGTTCGTGCTCGCCACGACCTCACTGGCGTACGTGGCCCGACTGACCCGTACCAGCCTCATGGAGACCATGCGCGCGGACTACGTCCGCACCGCCACGGCCAAGGGCCTGCCCCGCCGCCGCGTCGTCGTGCGTCACGCGCTGCGCAACGCGCTGATCCCGATCATCACCTTCCTCGGTGCGGACCTCGGCTCCCTCATGGGTGGCGCGGTCATCACCGAGAGGATCTTCAACATTCACGGTATCGGCGGCACGCTGGCGATGTACGTCTGGCAGAAGCAGGGCGTGGTGGTGGTGGGCATCGTCACCATCCTGGTTCTCGTCTACATGCTCGCCAACCTGATCGTGGACCTGCTGTACGCCGTGCTCGACCCGAGGATCCGTTATGCGTGA
- a CDS encoding ABC transporter substrate-binding protein, which produces MRGATSAKWVAGAVIVAMAATACSTSKDNAGEGGGNITVQLGEPQHGLVGQNTAESEGAEVLNALFTGLVKYDNKTNEPKLAVAESIETTDSKTWTIKIKDGFTFHNGEKVDAQSFVRAWNWGANQDNAAEGLPFFSKIDGSDELAPGKDKKPTAKELKGLKVVDEKTFTVTLKESFSQFKTMLGYNAFYPLPKAFEADPKKFGEAPIGNGAFQMDGVWDHNKQIKVKRYDKYPAEGRAKLSGVTFKIYDNLDTAYNDLRADNIQILDKLPISAMATVSQEFGERYIYKPESGVGYVGLPLEQNPETFGKLEIRQAISMAIDRDAIGKSIFNGTRKPADDFISPIVPGYRKGALGEFGTYNPAKAKEIFEKAGGIPGNKMELGYNADGGHKEWIEAVANQLKQNLGIEVTAKPYAKFGDMLDDLGASKYKGAFRMAWSMDYPAAENYLRPIFSKVAIENGSNYGHYKNDEFEAVMKQADEAKDPAEGLKLYQKADDIIIRDLPYIPVFTYMSSSAYSKSVKNVEVDAQGRMDLANVELS; this is translated from the coding sequence ATGCGCGGAGCAACGAGCGCCAAGTGGGTCGCGGGTGCCGTCATCGTGGCGATGGCTGCCACGGCTTGCAGCACCAGCAAGGACAACGCAGGCGAGGGTGGCGGCAACATCACCGTTCAGCTTGGTGAGCCGCAGCACGGCCTGGTCGGTCAGAACACCGCCGAGTCCGAAGGTGCCGAGGTCCTCAACGCGCTCTTCACCGGTCTGGTCAAGTACGACAACAAGACCAACGAGCCGAAGCTCGCGGTCGCCGAGTCCATCGAGACCACGGACTCGAAGACCTGGACGATCAAGATCAAGGACGGCTTCACCTTCCACAACGGCGAGAAGGTCGACGCCCAGTCGTTCGTCCGCGCCTGGAACTGGGGTGCCAACCAGGACAACGCCGCCGAGGGCCTGCCGTTCTTCTCGAAGATCGACGGTTCCGACGAGCTGGCCCCGGGCAAGGACAAGAAGCCCACCGCCAAGGAGCTCAAGGGCCTCAAGGTCGTTGACGAGAAGACCTTCACCGTCACGCTGAAGGAGTCCTTCTCCCAGTTCAAGACGATGCTGGGTTACAACGCCTTCTACCCGCTGCCGAAGGCCTTCGAGGCCGACCCGAAGAAGTTCGGCGAGGCCCCCATCGGCAACGGTGCCTTCCAGATGGACGGCGTCTGGGACCACAACAAGCAGATCAAGGTCAAGCGGTACGACAAGTACCCGGCCGAGGGTCGCGCCAAGCTGTCCGGCGTCACCTTCAAGATCTACGACAACCTGGACACGGCGTACAACGACCTGCGCGCCGACAACATCCAGATCCTGGACAAGCTCCCCATCTCGGCGATGGCCACCGTCTCCCAGGAGTTCGGCGAGCGCTACATCTACAAGCCCGAGTCCGGTGTCGGCTACGTCGGCCTGCCGCTCGAGCAGAACCCCGAGACCTTCGGCAAGCTGGAGATCCGTCAGGCGATCTCCATGGCCATCGACCGGGACGCCATCGGCAAGAGCATCTTCAACGGCACCCGCAAGCCGGCCGACGACTTCATCAGCCCGATCGTCCCCGGCTACCGCAAGGGCGCGCTCGGCGAGTTCGGCACGTACAACCCGGCCAAGGCGAAGGAGATCTTCGAGAAGGCCGGCGGCATCCCGGGCAACAAGATGGAGCTCGGCTACAACGCCGACGGCGGCCACAAGGAGTGGATCGAGGCCGTCGCGAACCAGCTGAAGCAGAACCTCGGCATCGAGGTCACCGCCAAGCCGTACGCCAAGTTCGGCGACATGCTGGACGACCTGGGCGCCTCGAAGTACAAGGGCGCGTTCCGCATGGCGTGGTCCATGGACTACCCGGCGGCCGAGAACTACCTCCGTCCGATCTTCTCGAAGGTCGCGATCGAGAACGGCTCCAACTACGGCCACTACAAGAACGACGAGTTCGAGGCCGTCATGAAGCAGGCGGACGAGGCGAAGGACCCCGCGGAGGGCCTGAAGCTGTACCAGAAGGCCGATGACATCATCATCCGCGACCTTCCGTACATCCCCGTCTTCACGTACATGTCTTCTTCGGCCTACTCCAAGTCCGTGAAGAACGTCGAGGTCGACGCCCAGGGCCGCATGGACCTGGCGAACGTCGAACTCAGCTGA
- the typA gene encoding translational GTPase TypA: MPTRHDIRNVAIVAHVDHGKTTIVDAMLKQAGAFAAHQHLDDRMMDSNDLEREKGITILAKNTAVKYHPKDGGAPITINIIDTPGHADFGGEVERGLSMVDAVVLLVDASEGPLPQTRFVLRKALQAKMPVILCINKTDRPDSRIDEVVNETYDLFLDLDADEEQIEFPIVYACGRDGVASLTKPEDGTVPADSDSLEPFFSTILEHVPAPVFDEEAPLQAHVTNLDADNFLGRIALVRVEQGELRKGQTVAWIKRDGTISNVRITELMMTEALTRKPAEVAGPGDICAVAGFPDIMIGETLADPENPIALPLISVDEPAISMTIGTNTSPMVGRGGSGKGADAKAAVKDRKVTARQVKDRLDRELIGNVSLRVLDTERPDAWEVQGRGELALAILVEQMRREGFELTIGKPQVVTQEIDGKVHEPVERMTVDVPEEHMGAVTQLMGVRKGRMDNMSNHGSGWVRMEFVVPSRGLIGFRTEFLTGTRGTGIAHSIHEGHEPWFGQLVTRNNGSLVADRAGSVTPFAMINLQERGVLFTEPGTEVYEGMIVGENSRSDDMDVNITKEKKLTNMRAASADNTENVVPPRRLSLEQSLEFCRDDECVEVTPEAVRIRKVVLDQKDRSRTASRAKSGK; encoded by the coding sequence GTGCCCACGCGCCACGACATCCGTAACGTCGCCATCGTCGCCCACGTCGACCATGGCAAGACGACCATCGTCGATGCCATGCTCAAGCAGGCCGGTGCCTTCGCCGCCCACCAGCACCTCGACGACCGCATGATGGACTCGAACGACCTGGAGCGTGAGAAGGGCATCACGATCCTCGCCAAGAACACGGCGGTGAAGTACCACCCCAAGGACGGCGGGGCGCCCATCACGATCAACATCATCGACACCCCCGGCCACGCCGACTTCGGTGGCGAGGTCGAGCGCGGTCTGTCGATGGTGGACGCGGTCGTCCTGCTGGTGGACGCGTCGGAGGGCCCGCTGCCCCAGACCCGCTTCGTCCTGCGCAAGGCCCTGCAGGCGAAGATGCCGGTCATCCTCTGCATCAACAAGACGGACCGTCCGGACTCCCGGATCGACGAGGTCGTCAACGAGACGTACGACCTCTTCCTCGACCTGGACGCCGACGAGGAGCAGATCGAGTTCCCGATCGTCTACGCCTGTGGCCGTGACGGCGTCGCCTCGCTGACCAAGCCGGAGGACGGCACCGTCCCCGCGGACAGCGACAGCCTGGAGCCGTTCTTCTCCACCATCCTGGAGCACGTCCCCGCCCCGGTGTTCGACGAGGAGGCCCCCCTCCAGGCCCACGTCACCAACCTGGACGCCGACAACTTCCTCGGCCGCATCGCCCTGGTGCGCGTCGAGCAGGGTGAGCTCCGCAAGGGTCAGACCGTCGCGTGGATCAAGCGTGACGGCACGATCTCCAACGTCCGCATCACCGAGCTGATGATGACCGAGGCGCTCACCCGCAAGCCGGCCGAGGTGGCGGGCCCGGGTGACATCTGCGCCGTCGCCGGTTTCCCCGACATCATGATCGGCGAGACCCTCGCCGACCCGGAGAACCCGATCGCGCTCCCGCTGATCTCGGTCGACGAGCCGGCGATCTCCATGACCATCGGCACGAACACCTCCCCGATGGTCGGCCGCGGCGGCAGCGGCAAGGGCGCGGACGCCAAGGCCGCGGTCAAGGACCGCAAGGTCACCGCCCGCCAGGTCAAGGACCGCCTCGACCGCGAACTCATCGGCAACGTCTCGCTCCGCGTCCTCGACACCGAGCGCCCCGACGCCTGGGAGGTCCAGGGCCGCGGTGAGCTCGCGCTGGCCATCCTGGTCGAGCAGATGCGCCGCGAGGGCTTCGAGCTGACCATCGGCAAGCCGCAGGTGGTCACGCAGGAGATCGACGGCAAGGTGCACGAGCCGGTCGAGCGCATGACCGTCGACGTCCCCGAGGAGCACATGGGCGCGGTCACGCAGCTCATGGGCGTCCGCAAGGGCCGTATGGACAACATGTCGAACCACGGCTCCGGTTGGGTCCGCATGGAGTTCGTCGTCCCGTCGCGCGGCCTCATCGGCTTCCGTACGGAGTTCCTGACCGGCACGCGCGGCACCGGCATCGCCCACTCGATCCACGAGGGCCACGAGCCGTGGTTCGGCCAGCTGGTTACCCGTAACAACGGTTCCCTGGTCGCCGACCGCGCCGGCTCCGTGACGCCGTTCGCGATGATCAACCTCCAGGAGCGCGGTGTCCTGTTCACCGAGCCCGGCACCGAGGTGTACGAGGGCATGATCGTCGGTGAGAACTCGCGTTCCGACGACATGGACGTGAACATCACCAAGGAGAAGAAGCTCACCAACATGCGTGCGGCTTCCGCGGACAACACCGAGAACGTGGTGCCGCCCCGCAGGCTCTCCCTGGAGCAGTCCCTGGAGTTCTGCCGCGACGACGAGTGCGTCGAGGTGACCCCGGAGGCCGTCCGCATCCGCAAGGTCGTCCTGGACCAGAAGGACCGCTCGCGCACCGCTTCGCGCGCCAAGTCCGGCAAGTAG
- a CDS encoding ABC transporter ATP-binding protein — protein sequence MAELTKNAPEREPILQVRNLVKHFPLTQGILFKKQVGAVKAVDGVSFDLYRGETLGIVGESGCGKSTVAKLLMNLEKATAGEVFYKGQDITKLSGRALKAVRRNIQMVFQDPYTSLNPRMTVGDIIGEPFEIHPEVAPKGDRRRKVQDLLDVVGLNPEYINRYPHQFSGGQRQRIGIARGLALNPEIIICDEPVSALDVSVQAQVINLMEKLQDEFNLSYLFIAHDLSIVRHISDRVGVMYLGKMAEIGSDGQIYEHPTHPYTQALLSAVPVPDPDAREGRDRIILTGDVPSPANPPSGCRFRTRCWKAQDKCATEEPLLAIPERFKGLDTLAAHESACHFAEEKAVLAV from the coding sequence ATGGCTGAGCTCACCAAGAACGCCCCCGAGCGCGAGCCGATCCTCCAGGTGCGCAACCTGGTCAAGCACTTCCCGCTGACCCAGGGAATCCTGTTCAAGAAGCAGGTCGGAGCGGTCAAGGCCGTGGACGGGGTCTCCTTCGACCTCTACCGCGGCGAGACGCTCGGCATCGTCGGCGAGTCCGGCTGTGGCAAGTCCACCGTCGCCAAGCTCCTGATGAACCTGGAGAAGGCCACCGCGGGCGAGGTCTTCTACAAGGGCCAGGACATCACCAAGCTGTCCGGGCGCGCCCTGAAGGCCGTCCGACGCAACATCCAGATGGTGTTCCAGGACCCGTACACCTCGCTGAACCCGCGCATGACGGTCGGCGACATCATCGGGGAGCCCTTCGAGATCCACCCCGAGGTGGCTCCCAAGGGCGACCGGCGCCGCAAGGTCCAGGACCTGCTGGACGTGGTCGGCCTCAACCCCGAGTACATCAACCGCTACCCGCACCAGTTCTCCGGCGGTCAGCGCCAGCGCATCGGCATCGCCCGCGGCCTCGCGCTCAACCCGGAGATCATCATCTGCGACGAGCCGGTCTCCGCGCTCGACGTGTCGGTGCAGGCGCAGGTCATCAACCTGATGGAGAAGCTCCAGGACGAGTTCAACCTGTCCTACCTCTTCATCGCGCACGACCTGTCGATCGTCCGGCACATCTCGGACCGCGTGGGCGTCATGTACCTCGGCAAGATGGCCGAGATCGGCAGCGACGGCCAGATCTACGAGCACCCGACGCACCCCTACACCCAGGCGCTGCTGTCGGCGGTCCCGGTCCCCGACCCGGACGCCCGCGAGGGCCGTGATCGCATCATCCTCACCGGTGACGTCCCGTCCCCGGCCAACCCGCCGTCGGGCTGCCGCTTCCGCACCCGCTGCTGGAAGGCCCAGGACAAGTGCGCCACCGAGGAGCCGCTGCTGGCGATCCCGGAGCGCTTCAAGGGCCTGGACACCCTGGCCGCGCACGAGTCGGCGTGCCACTTCGCGGAGGAGAAGGCCGTCCTGGCCGTCTGA
- a CDS encoding ABC transporter substrate-binding protein produces MRGATHAKWAACAVAVALAATACGGGGSDGGGGESGIVSSSWGDPQNPLEPANTNEVQGGKVLDMIFRGLKRYDPKTGAAVNMVAEKIDTTDSQNFTVTLKDGWKFSNDEPVTAQSFVDAWNYGADVRNKQNNSPFFSDIVGYENLHPASGEPKTKTMSGLVVKDAKTFTVALKSKFSTWPETLGYQAFSPLPKAFFTDHAGWLSKPIGNGPYTVDSYTKGTAMNLRKWDGYTGEDKAQNGGVDLRVYTDNNTAYTDLISGNLDLVDDIPAQQLKNVANDLGDRYINQPALIIQTLTFPLYDPQWGKEGMEKVRRGISMAINRDEITKQIFRDTRTPAKDWTSPALGEDGGFNATLCGDACVFNPTEAKKLIQEAGGLPGGKMTLTSNVDTGSHRDWMDAVCNSVNNALGEGPVCTVNPVGTFADFRNQQSAFKLTGPFRSGWQADYPLIQNFLEPLYYTGASSNYGKFSNPEFDKLVDQANQESDTAKATATFQDAEKILAEQMPAIPLWYQNGSAGHSERISDVALNQFSVPVYNAIKVS; encoded by the coding sequence ATGCGCGGAGCCACCCACGCCAAGTGGGCCGCATGTGCGGTGGCCGTCGCCCTCGCGGCGACGGCCTGCGGCGGCGGCGGAAGCGACGGTGGCGGAGGCGAATCGGGGATCGTCAGCTCCTCGTGGGGTGACCCGCAGAACCCGCTGGAACCCGCCAACACCAACGAGGTGCAGGGCGGCAAGGTCCTCGACATGATCTTCCGGGGCCTCAAGCGCTACGACCCGAAGACCGGCGCGGCCGTCAACATGGTCGCGGAGAAGATCGACACGACGGACAGTCAGAACTTCACGGTCACACTGAAGGACGGCTGGAAGTTCAGCAACGACGAGCCGGTCACCGCGCAGTCCTTCGTCGACGCCTGGAACTACGGCGCGGACGTGCGCAACAAGCAGAACAACTCGCCGTTCTTCTCCGACATCGTCGGCTACGAGAACCTGCACCCGGCCTCCGGCGAACCCAAGACCAAGACGATGTCCGGACTCGTCGTCAAGGACGCCAAGACCTTCACGGTCGCCCTGAAGTCGAAGTTCTCCACCTGGCCCGAGACCCTCGGCTACCAGGCGTTCTCCCCGCTGCCCAAGGCCTTCTTCACCGACCACGCCGGCTGGCTCTCCAAGCCGATCGGCAACGGCCCCTACACGGTGGACTCGTACACCAAGGGCACCGCGATGAACCTGCGCAAGTGGGACGGGTACACCGGTGAGGACAAGGCGCAGAACGGCGGGGTGGACCTGAGGGTCTACACCGACAACAACACCGCCTACACGGACCTGATCTCCGGAAACCTCGACCTCGTCGACGACATTCCGGCGCAGCAGCTGAAGAACGTCGCCAACGACCTCGGCGACCGTTACATCAACCAGCCCGCCCTGATCATCCAGACCCTCACCTTCCCGCTGTACGACCCGCAGTGGGGCAAGGAGGGCATGGAGAAGGTCCGCCGGGGCATCTCGATGGCGATCAACCGCGACGAGATCACCAAGCAGATCTTCCGCGACACCCGCACCCCGGCCAAGGACTGGACCTCGCCGGCCCTCGGCGAGGACGGCGGCTTCAACGCCACCCTCTGCGGCGACGCCTGCGTCTTCAACCCCACCGAGGCCAAGAAGCTCATCCAGGAGGCCGGCGGCCTGCCCGGCGGCAAGATGACGCTCACCTCCAACGTGGACACCGGTTCGCACCGCGACTGGATGGACGCCGTCTGCAACAGCGTCAACAACGCCCTCGGCGAGGGCCCGGTCTGCACGGTCAACCCGGTCGGCACCTTCGCGGACTTCCGCAACCAGCAGAGCGCCTTCAAGCTCACCGGCCCCTTCCGCTCGGGCTGGCAGGCCGACTACCCGCTCATCCAGAACTTCCTGGAGCCGCTGTACTACACCGGCGCCTCCTCCAACTACGGCAAGTTCTCCAACCCGGAGTTCGACAAGCTCGTCGACCAGGCCAACCAGGAGAGCGACACGGCCAAGGCCACGGCCACCTTCCAGGACGCCGAGAAGATCCTCGCCGAGCAGATGCCCGCCATCCCGCTCTGGTACCAGAACGGCAGCGCCGGCCACTCCGAGCGGATCTCCGACGTGGCCCTCAACCAGTTCAGCGTCCCGGTCTACAACGCGATCAAGGTCAGCTGA
- a CDS encoding ABC transporter permease yields MRDTTTVGDELTETQTVGAPSTDVKSPKEGGKRKKEREASLWSDAFYDLRRNPVFLIGGALVLFMAVVSLLPGIFTGVDAYAACNLRDSMMKPSGDHIFGTDVQGCDVYAKTVYAASNSIIVGIATTAMVVLVGVTSGLLAGWFGGFVDTVLSRFAEVFFAIPLMLGGMLIMSGLGKGNAWTVSLVLATLGWPQIFRIMRSSVLANKHNDYVMAARALGAGTWRITLRHILPNAIAPVIVVGAISLGVYISAEAALSYLGVGVQAPEISWGLMVSDAQARFLQAPYMLLFPAAALSITVLAFIMVGDAVRDALDPKLR; encoded by the coding sequence ATGCGTGACACAACCACGGTGGGGGACGAGTTGACCGAGACCCAGACCGTCGGCGCCCCTTCCACCGACGTCAAGAGCCCCAAGGAGGGCGGGAAGCGGAAGAAGGAGCGCGAGGCCAGTCTCTGGTCGGACGCGTTCTACGACCTCCGCCGCAACCCCGTCTTCCTCATAGGCGGCGCGCTGGTGCTGTTCATGGCAGTGGTCTCGCTGCTGCCCGGCATCTTCACCGGCGTCGACGCGTACGCGGCCTGCAACCTGCGCGACTCGATGATGAAGCCCAGCGGCGACCACATCTTCGGGACCGACGTGCAGGGTTGTGACGTCTACGCGAAGACCGTCTACGCGGCCAGCAACTCGATCATCGTCGGCATCGCCACGACCGCCATGGTGGTCCTGGTAGGCGTCACGTCGGGTCTGCTCGCGGGCTGGTTCGGCGGCTTCGTCGACACCGTGCTCTCCCGCTTCGCCGAGGTCTTCTTCGCCATCCCGCTGATGCTCGGTGGCATGCTGATCATGTCGGGCCTCGGCAAGGGCAACGCCTGGACCGTCTCGTTGGTCCTCGCGACCCTCGGTTGGCCGCAGATCTTCCGCATCATGCGGTCTTCGGTGCTGGCCAACAAGCACAACGACTACGTGATGGCGGCCCGCGCCCTCGGCGCGGGCACCTGGCGCATCACGCTCCGGCACATCCTGCCGAACGCCATCGCCCCCGTCATCGTGGTCGGCGCGATCAGCCTGGGTGTGTACATCTCCGCCGAGGCGGCCCTGTCCTACCTGGGTGTCGGCGTCCAGGCGCCGGAGATCTCGTGGGGCCTCATGGTGAGCGACGCCCAGGCGCGCTTCCTCCAGGCTCCCTACATGCTGCTGTTCCCGGCCGCAGCGCTGAGCATCACCGTGCTCGCGTTCATCATGGTCGGCGACGCGGTGCGCGACGCCCTCGACCCGAAGCTGCGCTGA
- a CDS encoding ABC transporter ATP-binding protein yields the protein MTIIDKTSNVPAPRSAPEGTPLLEVRDLHVEFHTRDGVAKAVNGVSYSVNAGETLAVLGESGSGKSVTAQAIMGILDMPPGKIPHGEILFQGTDLLKLPAEEFRKVRGQKIAMIFQDALSSLNPVHTVGAQLGEMFRVHRGMSKKDATAKAVELMDRVKIPAAKARVGDYPHQFSGGMRQRIMIAMAMALEPDLIIADEPTTALDVTVQAQVMDLLAELQREMNMGLILITHDLGVVADVADKIAVMYGGRIVENAPVHEIYKRPAHPYTRGLLDSIPRLDQKGQELYAIKGLPPNLLNIPSGCAFNPRCPKAQDICRTEVPTLQQVTEQDGAVLPGRGSACHFWKEQIHG from the coding sequence TTGACCATCATCGACAAGACCTCGAACGTCCCCGCGCCCCGTTCGGCGCCGGAGGGCACCCCCCTTCTCGAAGTGCGCGACCTGCACGTCGAGTTCCACACCCGCGACGGTGTCGCCAAGGCCGTGAACGGTGTCTCGTACTCCGTGAACGCGGGCGAGACCCTCGCCGTCCTCGGCGAGTCCGGCTCCGGCAAGTCCGTGACGGCGCAGGCCATCATGGGCATCCTGGACATGCCTCCGGGCAAGATCCCGCACGGCGAGATCCTGTTCCAGGGCACCGACCTGCTGAAGCTGCCCGCCGAGGAGTTCCGCAAGGTCCGCGGCCAGAAGATCGCCATGATCTTCCAGGACGCGCTGTCCTCGCTGAACCCGGTGCACACCGTCGGCGCCCAGCTCGGCGAGATGTTCCGCGTCCACCGCGGGATGTCCAAGAAGGACGCCACGGCCAAGGCCGTCGAGCTCATGGACCGGGTCAAGATCCCCGCCGCCAAGGCGCGCGTGGGCGACTACCCGCACCAGTTCTCCGGCGGTATGCGCCAGCGCATCATGATCGCCATGGCGATGGCCCTGGAGCCCGACCTGATCATCGCCGACGAGCCCACCACGGCTCTCGACGTGACGGTCCAGGCCCAGGTCATGGACCTGCTCGCGGAACTCCAGCGCGAGATGAACATGGGCCTCATCCTGATCACCCACGACCTCGGCGTCGTCGCCGACGTCGCGGACAAGATCGCCGTCATGTACGGCGGTCGGATCGTGGAGAACGCCCCGGTCCACGAGATCTACAAGCGTCCCGCGCACCCGTACACCCGCGGCCTGCTGGACTCGATCCCGCGCCTGGACCAGAAGGGCCAGGAGCTCTACGCGATCAAGGGCCTCCCGCCCAACCTGCTGAACATCCCCTCGGGCTGCGCCTTCAACCCGCGCTGCCCCAAGGCGCAGGACATCTGCCGCACCGAGGTACCGACCCTGCAGCAGGTGACCGAGCAGGACGGCGCCGTGCTGCCCGGCCGCGGCAGCGCGTGCCACTTCTGGAAGGAGCAGATCCATGGCTGA